The bacterium genome contains a region encoding:
- a CDS encoding prepilin-type N-terminal cleavage/methylation domain-containing protein translates to MCSWFRGARDDRERGFTLMELVVVLSILSILLALAVPRYLAAEKKAYKAEADNILQEAKTLEWVYYQQYNSFTNDITALGVQMPGKAHWFTPDLGSSTATQASIVMSGAVPPIGSTDSIWVTVSSDGSSSGGSSF, encoded by the coding sequence GTGTGTTCATGGTTTCGCGGGGCGCGGGATGATCGGGAACGTGGCTTTACGCTGATGGAACTCGTTGTCGTGCTGTCGATCCTGAGCATTCTCCTAGCGCTGGCGGTGCCCCGCTATCTCGCCGCGGAAAAGAAGGCCTACAAGGCCGAGGCGGACAATATCCTTCAGGAAGCGAAAACTCTCGAGTGGGTGTATTATCAGCAATACAACTCATTCACGAACGATATCACCGCGCTCGGGGTGCAGATGCCGGGCAAAGCGCATTGGTTTACCCCAGATCTTGGGAGCAGCACCGCGACCCAAGCGAGTATCGTGATGTCCGGCGCCGTTCCCCCGATCGGTTCCACGGACAGCATATGGGTCACCGTTTCCTCGGACGGATCATCGAGCGGGGGTTCAAGCTTTTGA
- a CDS encoding glycosyltransferase family 39 protein produces MARVPPLAPAASAARTLTDACSVSRRWAQTLSANPLIALGGILVLAAGLRFSLLGQRSLWSDEMFVVWLVRFKWEAMFSTIRTVDFHPPLYYALMKVWVGLTGVGEAPLRIPSACSSLVSVGLTYALMRKVSSPSISLLSAFAVAVSPFGIMAGQEARMYPLLGVFVLASTLALVVSIERGTVFRWGTYVLFAVLMAYTHYFGFLVLLAHGCWVGGWKRPQLRAWLASIGVTVLSYIPWIPSLWYQVAGSQGLSAAPASWASPVDLLGLFAFGGSLFGTAGYFSASSLSLLERLIVILPFLVILWRGAMSLRSDRSGLALLALPPVVTIGVAFAFSLAKPVFLPRWFSFLVPFYAMFLAQGTFDVAEQVDAQPRQALALFTAALLLYSVPVLDRYYFDPTARPFRWRAAASLVRGLVEPGDFFVYVDTPAEQTFTYYLREPHPSVTLVPIGRSLRDPSTIPNLVARYRRVWLIVNGPMSAIMRQRIFASLASTFRITGHRNLSGAEVYLFDRQPLPPHEGSKVGSDR; encoded by the coding sequence ATGGCTAGGGTTCCTCCGCTCGCCCCTGCCGCGTCCGCGGCGAGGACCCTCACTGATGCGTGTAGCGTATCTCGGCGCTGGGCGCAAACCCTGAGCGCCAACCCGCTCATAGCCCTCGGCGGGATCCTTGTTCTTGCCGCCGGACTCCGCTTCTCGCTGCTCGGCCAGAGGAGTCTTTGGTCCGATGAGATGTTTGTGGTGTGGCTCGTCCGGTTCAAGTGGGAGGCGATGTTTTCCACTATCAGGACCGTCGATTTCCATCCGCCACTGTACTATGCACTGATGAAGGTTTGGGTTGGTCTCACCGGCGTCGGCGAGGCCCCCCTCCGGATCCCCTCGGCCTGCTCGAGCCTCGTATCGGTGGGCTTAACCTATGCCTTGATGCGAAAGGTGTCCTCCCCATCGATCAGCCTGCTCAGCGCTTTTGCCGTCGCGGTCTCTCCATTCGGGATCATGGCCGGGCAAGAGGCCAGGATGTACCCGCTGTTGGGCGTGTTTGTTCTCGCCTCCACACTCGCCCTGGTGGTGAGCATCGAACGCGGTACGGTATTCCGCTGGGGCACCTATGTGTTGTTCGCGGTCTTGATGGCGTACACGCACTACTTCGGGTTTCTGGTCCTTCTCGCTCACGGCTGTTGGGTCGGCGGCTGGAAGCGACCCCAGCTACGAGCGTGGCTCGCGAGCATCGGGGTCACCGTTCTTTCCTACATCCCGTGGATTCCCTCGCTCTGGTACCAGGTCGCGGGTTCGCAAGGCCTGTCGGCCGCGCCGGCCTCCTGGGCGAGTCCAGTCGACCTGCTTGGCTTGTTTGCCTTCGGGGGTTCGCTCTTCGGGACGGCTGGCTACTTCTCCGCGAGTTCGCTAAGCCTGCTCGAGCGGCTCATCGTCATCCTGCCGTTCCTCGTGATCCTGTGGCGGGGTGCGATGTCGCTCCGATCCGACCGGAGTGGTTTGGCCCTTCTGGCATTGCCGCCTGTCGTGACGATCGGTGTGGCGTTCGCGTTTTCACTCGCGAAGCCCGTCTTTCTTCCCCGATGGTTCTCGTTTCTAGTTCCTTTCTACGCAATGTTTCTCGCCCAGGGCACGTTCGATGTGGCGGAGCAGGTCGACGCGCAGCCGCGGCAGGCGCTCGCGCTCTTCACGGCCGCCCTCTTGCTCTATAGCGTGCCGGTTCTGGATCGGTACTATTTCGACCCCACCGCCCGTCCCTTCCGGTGGCGTGCCGCTGCTTCTTTGGTGAGGGGTCTCGTCGAGCCGGGGGATTTCTTCGTGTACGTCGATACCCCCGCCGAGCAAACGTTCACATACTACCTTCGAGAGCCACATCCATCGGTCACCCTGGTGCCAATCGGGCGGTCCCTTCGAGATCCGTCGACGATCCCGAATCTCGTGGCTCGGTACCGTCGGGTATGGCTTATCGTCAATGGTCCGATGAGCGCGATCATGCGGCAGCGAATATTTGCCTCGCTCGCCTCAACATTTCGAATTACCGGTCACCGCAATCTATCCGGTGCGGAGGTCTATCTTTTCGATAGACAACCGCTCCCGCCCCACGAAGGCTCAAAGGTCGGGTCCGACAGGTAG